The following proteins come from a genomic window of Thiothrix winogradskyi:
- the dnaJ gene encoding molecular chaperone DnaJ: MSKRDYYEVLGVQKNVSEDDLKKAFRRLAMKHHPDRNPDNAESEAKFKEAKEAYEVLNDPQKRAAYDQFGHAGVDQSGGFGGGGRGGAQGGFGDVFEDIFGDIFGGGRGGRGGGGANRAYRGSDLQYNLELTLEEAVFGTTTDIRVPSLQNCDTCNGSGAKPGTHPQTCPTCHGSGQVRIQQGFFAIQQTCPHCHGKGKIIADPCPDCHGQGRKEKQKTLSVRIPAGVDNGDRVRLAGEGEAGVNGGPAGDLYVQVFVKTHDLFQRDGDNLHCEVPIRFTTAAIGGEFEVPTLDGNRVSLKVPAETQTGKQFRLRNKGVKSVRSAAVGDLICRVVVETPVNLTKRQRELLEELDATFVHGGKKHSPQEHGWLDKAKGFVKDLFEGDK; the protein is encoded by the coding sequence ATGTCCAAGCGGGATTATTACGAAGTCCTTGGTGTACAAAAGAATGTCAGCGAAGATGACTTGAAAAAGGCATTTCGGCGCTTGGCGATGAAGCATCATCCCGACCGCAATCCTGACAATGCCGAATCAGAAGCCAAATTCAAAGAAGCCAAAGAAGCTTACGAAGTGCTGAACGACCCACAAAAGCGGGCCGCTTATGATCAGTTTGGTCATGCGGGCGTGGATCAGTCCGGTGGTTTTGGCGGCGGTGGGCGCGGCGGTGCTCAGGGTGGTTTCGGCGATGTGTTCGAGGATATTTTCGGCGACATCTTCGGGGGCGGACGCGGCGGCAGAGGCGGTGGTGGTGCCAACCGTGCTTACCGTGGCAGCGACCTGCAATACAACCTTGAATTAACCTTGGAAGAAGCCGTATTCGGCACCACTACCGATATTCGTGTGCCTTCCTTGCAAAATTGTGACACTTGTAATGGCAGTGGAGCGAAACCGGGTACGCATCCGCAAACCTGCCCGACCTGTCATGGCAGTGGTCAGGTACGGATTCAGCAAGGTTTCTTCGCTATCCAGCAGACTTGCCCGCATTGTCACGGCAAAGGCAAAATCATTGCAGACCCTTGCCCTGACTGTCACGGTCAAGGGCGTAAAGAAAAGCAGAAAACCCTGTCAGTACGGATTCCTGCCGGGGTGGATAATGGTGATCGGGTACGTTTGGCAGGCGAGGGCGAAGCCGGTGTCAACGGTGGGCCAGCTGGTGATTTGTACGTACAAGTCTTTGTCAAAACTCACGACTTATTCCAACGCGATGGTGATAATCTGCATTGCGAAGTACCGATTCGCTTTACCACCGCTGCCATTGGTGGCGAATTTGAAGTGCCGACGTTAGACGGTAATCGCGTCAGCCTTAAGGTTCCGGCGGAAACGCAAACCGGCAAACAGTTCCGCTTGCGTAATAAGGGCGTGAAATCGGTGCGCAGTGCGGCTGTCGGTGATTTGATTTGCCGTGTGGTGGTCGAAACCCCGGTGAACTTGACCAAGAGGCAACGTGAGTTGTTGGAAGAATTGGATGCTACCTTTGTGCATGGCGGTAAAAAACACAGCCCGCAAGAACACGGCTGGTTGGATAAAGCCAAGGGTTTCGTCAAAGACTTGTTTGAAGGTGATAAATAA